The window GCCTCGGCCGCGATACAAACGGTAAGCGGTGAGTGCTGGAACGAGTAGCaacttaaagtttaatgtttgtattgtacATATGGGGAACACTGGACATTAGACACGAAAGACGAGTGGCAGGCCAGTACACCACATGATGCCACTTATCCGATGCCAAAACTAAACGTTAAATGTTTCTCCTGTCGCTCAGCCCTCAGCTCATTCTGTCATTAATGTGCATCATTTCAGACGAAAACGCCCCCTTCTTGGCATTACTTGTTGTAGTTAACCCACTATTTTCTTCGCCAAAAGGTGTCTATTAGGCCTGGTAGAAATCCAACTGATATTCTGCTGTACAAAAAAAATCGGGTTGCATCTCTTATCAAACcattaaacatattatactatTCAACAAATCAAACTCTTAAGTCTGATTATAGGGTGAACACTGTACATTTCAGGCCTGTGCTATCTATCTAACACGTCTtatcaaaatactatttttactcaAGAACAAGAGTTGGACAACTTCGTCCAGAGACCCCACTTCGGCaactgaataatacttaaaacctatttttatcaCGGTCACTACCGCTCAACCGCTTGTTTACTGCTCGTATAGAGCCCAGGTCCGGGACGATCAGTTGGCTGACtttaattgtccaatgcattgttGCGTATTTTTTCTTGGGGAGGAGGGGGGCTTGTCGTAGCAGAGGAGTAAAACTAACAAAGATAAACTTCAATACAGTAGTGGATACAACCTCGGATCAACCTGCAAACATATGTCGATCTTCTTTCACAATTTAAAGTACCACGTCTAATAAAATACAACGTTTTGAGATTATTCAATTTTTGATTCAAGGAGCTGTCAAATTAATCTgagttaaaattgaaattgaaaaagtaatactCAATTCATTAATGAAAGCTAGAGCTTAACTTAGATTTATTTACACTACTAGTTTTACTTACCAACTTATTTATATACactgtaaatttagatttttacttactaagttttaaacattacattaattttaaatgctttacCTCTCGTGATTTTCcatcaatttttttcaaaacttctgAAGAATATTTGCTGGAGTTGTTCCTGTGACTGATGACTGATTCAGTTTCACCTCCAATTATGATCCTCTCCATGGAGCTCTTCAAGGAGGAGGTCTTACTTGGAATTGACAAGGTAGAAGTTTTCTTGAAATCTgtgaatataaagtttatttcaaattacataatCAATATTgagtattacaattaaattatggaAGTTATGAATAGTATGTTATCATACAGCTGGAGTAATCAGTGACGCAAATCAAGAGTTTACATTAACTCTGAGAATCAGGACAGAGGATGTAGTGGCTTTTGCAAAGATACCTATGATAGTGAGGTTTTGCTCGAAGAAGGCAAAATGTTAGTTGCTCAATTCTGGTTGCCTGATAGGCAGGTTATGTTTTTTATGTGCCGTTACAATTCGTACTACACTGAGTTACATTATTTTTCCACATTGTTTTTTCTTGGAAACATTACAGTACTATTTCTCATGGAGTAAGTAATAATATTCAGGGTGTTTCATATCAGGTGTCTCAGATTGATTATGATAAAATGGTCTATCATTGAATAGAGAACTaacctgtttttattttacaaccatGAAACATTTGAGACTTGAATCTAAGATTGAACTAAAgtcagtttatttcaaaatacctGTATTACacttgttaaaaaaatcattcagcTCATACAATATCAAGCTTAAACTATATGTGTGGTACAATTTGTTGCATAATTTAGAGACTGAATAATTGACTGTGATTGAATGtaataatgcaataattaaatatagacaATGTTTAGCTAGGACTATTATATGATGCTAAAATTATTACCCAAAAGTGTGAGTTTAGTAGTCAACTTTTTTGAACTTACAtgatttcagtttattttcaaacaatgtaTAGAATACAGCACTAATAacttttttatggaaaatataaagtattgcatttcttcaaataaaagcaaacgttaattgaaaaattaatttgataagaaATAAGAAATTTAGGAGGTAATTCTGAGCTATTACTGGATCAAATTCAACCTGGTTTATACTTTTACAAAAGCTTTCTAATGTAACAAGAGAAGGAGTAAAGGAAAACTAGATGGCGTAAACCATTGTTTCTGCAGCAAGCCATAAGAGGTTCAAAGTCCAAATGCCATGGTGCAGTATTATTTGCATACAGTGCAGTGTTATTGTGTCTGCAAACCGGATATTGAGACTGTGGATTAGCAAAAATGTCTGTCTCTGTCAACCGATTGTTTAAGGCATCCAAATGAGCGTGGGATTTGTCAATGGAAGCttaggttatttttaaaaattttaatgtgtttagAGCAACCTGTGCATTGGGGTTACTAAAAAATTTGCTTGTACAGAGCAGATTACTAGGAatgcttaaaaatgaaaaaaaatcattcgAGTTTGCACCGCTTAATCTTTCAACCACTTGAATCCTTAAATAATTGACACCATACTAATGATGAATAATTACTTGTGAATATGGCTAGGCTGTCACAGCAATATTAATTGGGAGCTGCGGCCGTGGCAATAAGAAGCTTGTGGATTTGAATCTCTTATTGCATATGTTTGTGGCatctattttttgtttcatttcctTACCTTGATGTCCTAGAAAGCGGTTGTAAGAGTATAAACCAAACTGAAGTTGATCCAGTAATAACTCATAATTACCTTTTTTAggattcaaataaaataacataataaacagcagttttaaacaaattaaatatctcCTAGTCTAGTTAAGACAAAAACATGAACATCAATGTATATCATAGTTCATGTTCAAACATTCTTTTATTAATAGAATCATGAATATCAGTAAAAGATAAGTTTTTAaccattgaaattaaatatgaatatttaaattgatttaaaataattgttcaatcagTGAACTATTTACAGAATGTGTTATTTGCAGATGAAGTTGTAAACCCCCTTGTAAATGAATAAGTGgatctataaaatattgttgagtaAAGACTAAGGAATCAAGGAGAGTCCACTTTTTGTgtcaattttaacaaaaaacccAGTTACATCCCTCCCCTAATACCTAGCATTACTTCACTTATGAGCCAGTTCACTCAGTTCTTGTTATAGGATTACAACACATTAATTTGTTAAGCTGGATAACAACTGATTCTGGATAGTCAACTGATTCtggtataaattttttttttcatttttgtcccaacacagtttttataactatacaccCCTAATATTGCATAGTATCTAAGTTTACATCATAGATCAGATTCAGATATGGGAGGACCAAGTGCAAGATTTGGTGGATCCTGTAGACCTAAGATCTGATCAAACTAcctctaattaaataatagttaaaaatagttaCACACAATGTGTGTAAGGAAATAGCACATGCTTTTAAACACAACACAGAACATGCACAGAATACCATGATAGatcaactaataaaaaataaacaagaaaatatgataacatatattaaaatttaccacTATTCAACAGGAGGCCGACACACAACAAGATttagtttaaattgaaaatacaagGAACAGCAGAACATTCAAAGAGAACAAGAGAAGAATGATACCCTTACTAAGAGGAGAAGACAATAAAGCAGTGCGAAAATAAAGAAGAGTGCTAAACTAGAAAACAATATAATCTTGCCTTGGGAAGGTTTATCTTCAGAGACAGTGCTAAGTTCTTCCACAGATGCTGAAGCTACAATTGTATTGGACAAATGACCAAAGGTAAAAGGGGGTATAGGTGGAGTACCAGGAGATGGAGTAGCCACTGGAGGAAGTTTGGGGGGAGGATCCCCATGAGCAGGGGTAGAAGACAATAGAGGATTGAAGGCGTTCATTCTTCTTTGAAGTGTGCTTGTAGGCTCCACATTCATTCCTTCTAAACCAACAGTTCTATCTCAGTCAATTGCATGtgatatttaatcaaatattatccAGAGTAAATAttctactttattaataaaataaataatctgcaAACATTGCAGACTGCATAACTTTTTAGGTATTCCATATATACAAATTCTGTCGGGAAAGTATCcgatattttgataatattgaaTAACTAGCTTACCGATCGCAACCAAACTTTACTCTCTTTCAAAATACTCTCCATAGGACATGATGCAACTTGTTTTGATGATCTCCCATTTCAAAAAACAAGTTTCAGAATCAGCCTTCGTGATCACCATTAGCTCCGCCGTCACATTCAGTTTGATCTCTTCACTGTTTGAAATCTGGTTCCTTTAAACAGAGATTTCAATTTAAGTGACTGTCAGAACTCACATTGTGCCATACCAAGAATGTACAGACGATGTGGCACTTGACTGGTTTGGTTGGTGCCTAGTCAACATCTAGAAATCTAGCAATCATTTGAGAGGAATGAGCTGGTGTATTATTGTGGTGAACCATCCAGTCTCTGCTGGCTTACAATTCAGGATGTTTTCGCTGCACCACATCTCTGAAATGTCTCAAAACTTGGGAGGTAGTAATCCTTGGAGATAGTGCGGCCCTCTGGAGTATATTTGTGTTGCATTACCCTTTATAACTAAAAAGCACTGTCATCACAGTCTTGATCTTGCTTTGAATTTGTCACGCCTTTTCTTGAGGGGCTGGGTTCCAAGTTTGATCCAGACTGGTGATTGGGCTTTTGTGTCAGAATCGTAGCTgtaaacccatgtttcatcgcTGGCGATCCCTGTTTTTAAAATTCGGGGTCGGTGGTCATGGTTTTGTACAACTCTTTTGTGACTTCAAAACACCGCTCATTTTGAAACAACAAAGACCAATTTTGGAACCAAGTTTGCAACTACTTGTTTCAAATCCATATTCTGACAGAATTTCAACAACAATGGTTCTGCTATGTCCAAATCTTCCACGAACTCACACACTGTTAAGCAATTGTCTGCGTACTCGTAACCATACATGTTCAATGTTTTTGGGGGTTCATAGTCATGAAGGCTGGCCAGAATGAGTATAATTTTCAACCACATAACaactatttttgaaatagttaaacCACAAATTCACAGAAGTCGGAACATGACTGCTCCCTGAAAGGTTTGCTGGGCCATTTGAGTAATCTCTGCACATGTTTTAccgaatttgaaataaaacttaatgcaAATTCGTTGATCCTCATGTTACGTCATTTTTGAGGcgaaaaaaaatctgaaaaagaaTAGAAAAACATAGGGACTGACAAAATCTTAAGAAACACACGCACTAAATACTGACTGACAGACGACTTATTAAAGGTATGAATGAGAGCTATTCTTGGTGCAAGCAGGAGGGAACAAAGATAGTATATGCTAAATCTGATAACGGTAGCTGTCATCGATAAGGAGCAATTGTCAAGTATCGGATACTTACTGGACAGTCCttgtatattataacatttttagtttaacatcttgaaaaaaaaaaatatatatatatatatatatatatatatatagagtgaCCCACGAAGAGGttcaaacgtttaattttatattacttgcccatttatgcaccgaacattttcaaactacacaattattaaagtaggttttaaatatattctgtgTAAATTAGagctccctaacaattgtagaaacaaaatggtgacatattgaaaattttaccattttgcttcctttAAAAATCCATTTCTTGAAtcacctgatttgattactgcattgcagttttaaagaacagctgtttaataaggcttattgttgaaaaatgtttaatgttgaacaaaaagtgaagtgttgtgcatGGGCAATtacttttggcaacattacagaagcaattaagacaatttcaggttgcctacccaggagttaaaccacctagcaatccaacaataactaaacggaaaaatcttttgttagaaactggaagtgttgtaaaaaagtactctagagaTCAAATGAGAAAAGAGAAGTACTAatatgcgcatcaatgctccgctctccaggtagACCGAAAccactaaggaaggttgaacaTGAAACTGGTTTCCAAAGTATTCAgtacagataataataaaaagacaaaaaattacattttacaaaagtaacatagtccataatcttcttgaagatgattcgaacaggagagtggaattttgttctcgtattaattgtaattattacaacaccggttCTTGCCAATAACAAGTGTGTAATTATTATCCACACATTCATGAACAGACTCAACTTAAATCAAAAGGAATTGGTGTTTGGGCAGTTATCAGTTGTAATATGGGTGCTATCTTATAACACTTCAGAgagtacaatgactgggaataggtatgaacaggttttaaatcttgcctcattttacggttccagaaatggataaaaaaatcttccaacaagatggtgctccccCTCATTTCACAAATCATGTCAAGCAaatactaaatgacaaccttcatggccgttggattggtcgtggaaaTGATTGGCCACCctgatccccagatttaactgtgtgtgatttctttctgtggggttacttaaaggaacaagtttataatcgtagcttcaataatgatgaggaattaaaacaatcaattgaagagaaACTTCTCCAGATACcacagaatttctttgtaagagcttatgattcatttgttaagcactgttatcagtgtgtcgctatggatggattacagttcgaataattgtggactgtaattgtagggtTTTTAATAgactatgttctaattttctgattgaaatgctttatttctctagaatatgacaataaataattttacaaaaccaaaaatactgtttttaaagtatagttttcacaatgccaccattttgtttcaacaattgctagagagctgaaatttttaaaacctatttaatgaattgtgtagagttttataaaatcaaacgtttaaacctctttgtgggaCGCCTGGTATATCATTTAAAaggatttcttgatttttgtatagcaattttaggtatctaaaactacagggtgtatcaaaaagaatcatccgatttggcatgtctatatttcgaacagtagtaaacatatacaattactaatttttttggctgaaaaggaaactcaaaaagttttttttcataccttttcaAAGGTGTTCAATATGTCCACCTTTAGATACACGGCATATGTCTATGCGGTATTCATCCCACACTGCAGCGAGCATGTCCTGAGTTACTGATTCCACTGCTGTTGTAATGCCATTCCACAGCTGTTGTAATGCGATTCCTCAGCTGTTGTCTGCGATTCCTCAGTTCATCCATTGTTGTTGGTAGCGGAGGCACATATACAGTCtttgatgaaaccccacaagaaaaaatcacatacagtaaGGTCCGGTGACATTGGAGGCCAGAAATGTAAGGATGCGTCATTTTGTCCAGTGCGGCCGATCACCGGTCAcgaattctttgatttaaaaattgccgGACTGCCAGATGCCAATGTGGCGGTGCCCCGTCCTGTTGATAAATGAAGTCGTTCGAAACAGTCTCCAATTGGGGGAAAAGATAATTCTCAAGCATATCGAGATATGTTATTCCTGTAACAGTGTTCTCAGCAAAGAAAAATGGACCGTACACCTTTTCCCGTGAAACCGCgcaaacacattaaattttggaGAATCTCTCTCAtgttgcacaatttcaagtggtTTTTCTGTGCCCCATATTCTAACGCTATGGCGGTTTACCTttccatttaaatgaaatgttgccTCGTCGCTAAACACTATGCGCGATACAAAATGTTCATCGTCTATCGTCTTATCAAGAACGAAGTTACAAAACTCCACGCGTCGTTCTTTATCACCCTCACGAAGAGCTTGCAGTATCTGAAGTCTGTATCAACACAACACAAGTAATCGTCGACGCAACACACGCCAGATGGACATAGGAGGCATGTTGAGCTGTCGAGCAGCGCGGCGAACAGATTTCTGAGGGCTGCGTGTGAAACAATGGCGGACGCGCTCCACGTCTTCATCGGACACTCTGGGACGGCCCGGTGACTTGCCTTTACACAGACAACCTgtttcttgaaattgtgcataccgTCGTCTAATGCTCTGTGATGTAGAAGGATCAACACCATACTTATTAAGAAAGTCAcgctgaacagttattacagactcACACTGCAAAAAACGTAGAACACAAAACGCTTTTTGTGGTGCAGACGCCATTTTCACTAGAAATGAAGTAGGCGTTAACTCAAGCGCGCTGCTGCTACCTAGCGGGaaccatgtaaaactttaaaagataattttttcaaCAGTACGTTGTTGGCGCATTTAGCTCAACAAAcagaatagttatgattttattaaaacggatgattctttttgatacaccctgcATTATTTCATACACATAAATATGGTATCAACCGGAAGTTCTTATACTCTAGATGTGCCTTTTGTGGATTTAATCAGCACTACTAAAATACTGATATTTCTTTTTCCTGTCATAATGTTATCAATTAAATCAGGTCCTACAGAGAGCTGGTAGGCTCATTGATCAATCATACTGTAGATTCAAAATATTGCTGCCAAAAAATAAGTTGAATGATCTAAGTACTAGACTAGCCTGTCTagtccaaaaaaaattttcttgaGATACTgagacaaaataaatgtaaatgtaagctGGTTAATTAGGTTTGGTACACAGAAAACTTGAGAATATGAAGGACAATGTTGTTTCTAGGGGGTACTTGGAAGGAATAAGCTCTGCGACGACTtggcaaaaatatttatagatctaAAAAAGAACTACATGTAGTATATGCTCCAAGCTTAGGCACAAGaccaaataaattgaaaatagtagcaACAAATGCAAGGTGCATGGAACATTAttgaagaaaactaaaaaaaatgttaactaatCTTAAGTATCCAGTAGCGCtctatacataaatttaaaatcaaaattcaaaatcatttatttctcatggAAATTTATCAAATCACATGTATAAAAAATAGTCAGTACCGGTATACATAAAGcaaataaatactaaatgtaatgtttaaaatttttattattattagtgtaatattaaatcAGACGGTTTAATATGAAACTATGTAACAGATTTAAATGTCAGTACTGTGGATATGTTttacttgtatgggtgggagggggaaaaattcagagagtgaatcaaaactaaatacatacaatCAATAACAATTTGTTGATTTCATGgcagaaatttaagaaaaaaagatgttgtaaaataagttaatgactcctaataaatttatttgtacaactACAACTATAATAATGATGTACGTTTTGACAAATCCACCTCAAAAAGAATTATCTTGCACATCTTGGGCTGGAAATGATTAATGTACACTGCTGATTTGAGAGCTATTCACGTCATGGTTCATTGCTAAATCCAAGATCAATAATTCTGACAAACTATACTGTCCAATTAGGTGAAAATTTTATAGATGAGAAGTTGAATACTTTCATGGGTAAACTATTTATGTCAAATATTAGCAATTGGTCAAAAATGTAAGTTAAGGAATTAGTCATCTTAATCTCTTTcagagtttgtttttaattacatttaaaggtggtgtttatttatttccacacTTTATTTTAGAATACATTCTATGTTCAAAGGTTTAAAGAATTGTATggctttttaaaatatgtatatactaatTACATCTAACTCCCTAACAGGAGTATCACTTATGAAATCAGAAACTTACCCTTGCCATACTTGCCATACAGCTTTTGCTCCCATTCATCTAGTACGGGCTCTGGTGGTGGATTGATTATACGTGGAGGCTTGGCAGGTGGCAAGGTATCCGACCTACGCAAGAACTCTCCTCCAGCCAGATTCTCCAGGGATCCACTGTTTGGTGAAGAGTGGGTAGCAACCGAGTAATTGTCTCGCTCTCTATCTCCTATCTCCAAAGAGTATCCTGAACCCTTGTGCGACAGATCGTCCAACTGTGCCAATAAAATtaactcattattatttttaattcaacttaATGCTTTTCTTATTGCAATGAATGTATACAAATTTGATAATAATGCTGTCTGTAGAGAGAATGTTAATGTAAGAGCTTGTTAATATTTAGCCTTAACAATTCATAgtgttatgtattattattggTACATTGTATTTTCATCAACAAGTTCATACTTTATTATTGGAATGATTTATGTATTCCCTGCCTAAATCCTTAGTATGAAACATATCATGTTCATGCgtacatataaattttgaaattaaattaagtattagaACCAATATTATGCAATTtaacatgaatttaatatttgtttatgtctTTGAGAATATATTTTTCTCTTGTCTATTGTTCCATTAATATTGACAGAAACATTTCTTCCAGAATAGCCTTttcttttatacagggtgattcatgaagttctccccccacttctacagcacattgtactagtaaaaataatgaaaaaatgttatataaacataggtccgaaaacgcttcgttagcgagttacagctagcgaaagatttcgcctgaattcctgggtaaagagtaaaataaagccatactgaacttttggaaaggttaattaagtaagaaatatcgtggattcttatgtatttttacctgataaagctaataaaataggtttcagaactgtacctgtagtagtttttgagggattcagggttaaatgcaaaaaattgggcacgaaacaatgttttttttaagtttgatgtaaaataactttgtttaaattggtaataaatacataaaatcaacaaacattaattgtagagaatttaattctgagaaaatttatataatcaaagtctaaaataaaacagaaataagtaccaaaaaatcgattttattcagtacaatacattactagttttaagcaaaattaatcaggttgggccaaccgtacgcacctttttataatagatgttcgaaaatgaggccatcattatcaatacattttgcagcacgtttgtgtattgcttttgttgcgtttcttaatttttcagacttccctgtatctgcacagccgaatccataatacgggcaattaattcatcatgagaattcacttttgtccttgtatacaatgtctttcatccatccccagatgcaataatccaatggagatagatctggtgatcttggtggccaagggtgaggccctccacgaccaatccagtgtccaggaaattgatgatttaaagtaaccagaaacggcacgtgaaaagtggggaggtgctcccgtcatgctggaagtacaaattttgtctgagatgtaaaaggaacattctccaacagctgcggcaactcttcttgaaggaaatgcaaatagaactcagcatttaggcgtccaggtaatatgaaaggtccaatcaggcgattgtgcaaaaggccacaccagacattgacgctaaatcggtgttgaaagttctgttccactaacctcatgtggattttcttctgcccatgagtgttcattgtgcaagttattgacaccatcccgagtgaattgtgcctcatccgtaaacaaaatacgcttgtagagttgattattaatattcaaaaagttgcaaaactccaagcgaagcggaccataccctagctgtagatgtagaaccttttgttttatgaaacggataaaatttgtttcgattaagtgacctccacaacCGTTGACTGCgtaactcctatccgcctagaaatacgtcgtgtacttacacctggactgcgatgaacagcattaataaaacaatatcatcatcaagttggacacagctcgttcataattggttctagtgcttggtagtgatcctgtttcccgaagagtacgaaaagttcctgaaattgttttggtatttggaatcctcctattagggtaatgtagttcatattcttctacagcagctctagcattaccattacagtaacccaaaataaaaaccatatcagcgtattcctctgatgtaaataagtaaggcattttttcgctgaaataaacaatcgaattataactcacagaaagattgcatttaataacacgattcacagaacccgatctcctgctgtagcttgcaaacaccactaatacacagttctaacgtaacagtacagaataccattgttgatcagctttTATtctcgtgcgttaccaacttagaaattaataaaacaaaaaactgcatttcgatgattagtaaacaataatgggaaaatgtttgcttcatttattttcgaacatttgatgtaaattttcattaaaaaaaatacaacgtaataaaacatgatatttttatttacaaacaaatttattttacagttaatcttgtttgctcaatttatctcatcattaaggaacaaacattttgttttttattttatttttaactaaataccgtacggtatttctttacagctagtaatgtattatactgaatataaaattgattttttggtacttattttctgttttattttagactttgattatatcaattttctcagaattaaattctctacaattaatgtttgctgattttatgtatttattaccaatttaacaaagttattgtacatcaaaacttaaaaaaacattgtttcgtgccccaattttttgcatttaaccctgaatccctcaaaaactactacaggtacagttctgaaacctattttattagctttatcaggtaaaaatagcactggagaaggaggaaggaggaagaagaccaagaggaagaccgagaggaagatgggaggaccaagtgtggaaagacatagagagaaggggactacagaaaatacaggtggatgaagaggagacctggaacgatagactaaagtggaggaggctgtgtacgaacgacccgtgagaacggaaacgtctgacgatgatgatgatgatgatgatgatcaggtaaaaatacataagaatccacgatatttcttacttaattaacctttccaaaagttcagtatggctttatttttactcttctttacccaggaattcaggcgaaatctttcgctagctgtaactcgctaacgaagcgttttcggacctatgtttatataacattttttcattatttttactagtacaatgtgctgtaagaaagtggggggagaacttcatgaatcaccctgtatttaaaTTGATATCTTGTTAATGAGAAATAGGTGagaaaattgtgaaaatgtacaattaaatagCACAAATTAGGAAACACTTGAAAAC of the Homalodisca vitripennis isolate AUS2020 chromosome X, UT_GWSS_2.1, whole genome shotgun sequence genome contains:
- the LOC124369107 gene encoding rab11 family-interacting protein 5 isoform X3, which encodes MGVDEFLGMVGIPLAEMDVYERPRNRWYKLKSKPGKEKNKERGELEVKVAFIVKSGSLADLSKKEKHKSSLGQLSTALGGSLISISSLDKRKGLKKLAGKIGSKIGGKHKSKEKVFPETGSLREVNKLSHGLGDSIKPSQQKAGDADPGVISEGESEDDFTLDDLSHKGSGYSLEIGDRERDNYSVATHSSPNSGSLENLAGGEFLRRSDTLPPAKPPRIINPPPEPVLDEWEQKLYGKYGKEGMNVEPTSTLQRRMNAFNPLLSSTPAHGDPPPKLPPVATPSPGTPPIPPFTFGHLSNTIVASASVEELSTVSEDKPSQDFKKTSTLSIPSKTSSLKSSMERIIIGGETESVISHRNNSSKYSSEVLKKIDGKSREELIDMVMDLQQQKRDLEDYLDQLLLRVMETSPRILQNPYMNCKTQAKIT